A genome region from Armatimonadota bacterium includes the following:
- a CDS encoding 1-acyl-sn-glycerol-3-phosphate acyltransferase, translating to MKPWRCWQIFRTAMPESAENGSEPERRLAPSEPASGWQPHPHAGHTLVYHVAARLLRLFLRLYGHCTVEGVENVPRTGPLLLACNHVSYLDPIMVLAALYRYRFTRSVAKSELWRSRLVAWFLDQVGASPVRRHSGDFAAIRRVLLWLEHGEAVLLFPEGGRSPDGKLQAPEQGLGFIALKSNVPIVPVAVFGSWQMLPAHRNSLRRSRLRVVFGEPRRLPAQISRVEAAEIVMDWIREIQAQEAGSPPSRQVASCH from the coding sequence ATGAAGCCGTGGAGATGCTGGCAGATCTTCCGGACGGCGATGCCTGAAAGCGCGGAGAATGGGAGTGAGCCGGAGCGCCGGCTTGCGCCGAGCGAACCCGCCAGCGGTTGGCAGCCCCACCCTCATGCCGGCCACACGCTGGTCTATCATGTTGCCGCGCGGCTCCTTCGGCTCTTCCTACGTTTGTATGGACACTGCACCGTCGAGGGAGTTGAGAACGTGCCGCGCACTGGGCCGCTGCTGCTGGCGTGTAACCACGTGAGCTATTTGGACCCGATAATGGTGCTGGCAGCCCTGTACAGATACCGCTTTACGCGCTCCGTCGCGAAGTCGGAGCTATGGCGCTCCAGATTGGTAGCGTGGTTCCTTGATCAGGTCGGCGCCAGCCCGGTCAGGCGGCACAGTGGCGATTTCGCGGCGATCCGCCGGGTATTGCTGTGGCTGGAGCATGGCGAGGCGGTGCTGCTGTTTCCGGAAGGTGGCCGGAGCCCAGACGGCAAGCTGCAGGCGCCGGAACAGGGGTTAGGTTTTATTGCTCTTAAATCTAATGTCCCTATAGTTCCTGTTGCTGTATTCGGAAGCTGGCAAATGCTCCCAGCACATCGGAATTCACTCAGGCGGTCGCGCCTGCGCGTCGTCTTCGGAGAGCCGCGGCGGTTGCCGGCTCAGATCTCGCGTGTGGAAGCCGCCGAGATTGTGATGGACTGGATTCGCGAGATTCAGGCCCAAGAGGCCGGTAGTCCTCCGAGCCGGCAGGTTGCTTCATGCCATTAG
- a CDS encoding phytanoyl-CoA dioxygenase family protein, producing the protein MEIREALVELGVGDDTITADDRERLDRDGYVRFPRLMASSTVEALRNRIGALMAEEQDRAGLEVHQEGGTERLSDLINKGSEFWIVISHPRVLAAVAHVLDYDLQLSSLNSRNALPGQGLQSLHADWGRRETPGYQVCNSFWLLDDFGPENGATRLVPGSHRGTQLPGDVMEETSATHPDEVVLRGDPGDVVVVNSHVWHGGTLNTSGRSRRVLHGYFCRRNQPQQLNQQQYLRPATWDGLTPAQRTVLGVTHLP; encoded by the coding sequence ATGGAGATACGCGAGGCACTGGTCGAGCTTGGAGTTGGTGATGACACCATCACCGCGGACGACCGCGAACGCCTTGATCGGGACGGCTATGTGCGCTTTCCCAGGCTTATGGCCAGCAGCACCGTGGAAGCGCTCCGAAACCGGATTGGCGCGCTGATGGCGGAGGAGCAGGACCGCGCTGGGCTCGAAGTGCACCAGGAGGGTGGAACGGAGCGGCTCTCCGACTTGATCAACAAGGGATCGGAATTCTGGATCGTGATTTCTCACCCACGCGTGCTGGCGGCTGTGGCGCACGTTTTGGATTACGACCTTCAGTTGTCATCGCTTAACAGCCGTAACGCGCTCCCCGGCCAGGGACTGCAGTCGCTGCACGCTGATTGGGGCCGCAGAGAGACGCCCGGCTACCAGGTGTGCAACTCCTTCTGGCTGCTGGATGACTTTGGTCCAGAGAATGGCGCAACCCGACTTGTGCCCGGCAGCCATCGTGGTACGCAACTTCCGGGTGACGTTATGGAAGAGACGTCGGCGACGCATCCGGATGAGGTGGTGCTCCGCGGTGATCCCGGCGATGTTGTGGTGGTAAACAGCCACGTGTGGCACGGTGGCACGCTCAACACTTCGGGCCGGTCCCGCAGGGTTCTGCACGGTTACTTCTGCCGCCGGAACCAGCCGCAGCAGTTGAATCAACAGCAGTACCTGCGGCCGGCAACCTGGGACGGATTAACTCCCGCACAGCGTACTGTGCTCGGTGTAACGCATTTGCCGTAG
- the upp gene encoding uracil phosphoribosyltransferase, whose amino-acid sequence MPLVQHHHPLVHVLVTRLRSRDTDPDEFRRCARAVTALLIAESASALSTSTRQVQTPLEPTDGVTLKAGVVLVPVLRAGLGMLEAALELLPGAAVGFIGLERDEATARCSEYYRKLPPVDGNDVMVLDPMLATGGSACAALAAVDGSGCKSRSLICIVAAPEGIDRVSREHPDVSIIAAAVDRGLDCRKYILPGLGDFGDRLYGT is encoded by the coding sequence ATGCCATTAGTTCAGCACCACCATCCGCTGGTCCACGTTTTGGTGACCCGTCTGCGGTCGCGGGACACGGATCCCGATGAGTTCCGTCGATGCGCACGTGCCGTTACAGCGCTGCTGATTGCTGAGTCGGCCAGCGCCTTGTCGACCAGTACCCGTCAGGTGCAGACGCCACTGGAGCCGACCGACGGCGTCACGCTCAAAGCCGGCGTAGTTCTGGTTCCCGTGCTGCGGGCTGGTCTCGGGATGCTGGAGGCGGCCCTTGAGCTGCTGCCGGGCGCAGCTGTTGGCTTCATTGGCCTGGAACGCGACGAGGCGACGGCACGATGCAGCGAATACTACCGCAAGTTGCCACCAGTGGACGGAAACGATGTTATGGTGCTCGATCCCATGCTGGCTACAGGCGGCTCCGCCTGTGCTGCTCTGGCGGCGGTTGATGGCTCAGGATGCAAAAGCCGAAGCCTGATCTGCATCGTGGCTGCGCCTGAAGGTATCGACCGCGTTTCCCGCGAGCATCCGGATGTGTCCATCATCGCCGCTGCCGTGGATCGCGGTCTGGATTGCCGAAAGTACATACTTCCCGGTCTGGGCGATTTCGGTGATCGCCTGTACGGAACATAG
- a CDS encoding aminotransferase class III-fold pyridoxal phosphate-dependent enzyme, whose protein sequence is MSVVVQTESDTVTAEARSSAESVIDLYKAHINPGLARLLQFGGFDDLEVSASGCHVMTASGRRYLDFLGGFGVFSLGHRHPAVVQAVHAQLDRMPLSTRTFFQEPQARLAERLADVAPGNLTYTFFSNSGTEAVEAALKIARIATGKTNFVSTIGAYHGKSMGSLAATGRDKFRQPFEPLVPGCCHVPYDNLDAAAAAVDERTAAIIIEPVQGEGGIVTPRRGYLAGLRRICDAAGILLIVDEVQTGLGRTGRMFACEHEGVAPDLLTLAKALGGGVMPIGATMGTEEVWNRAFTTNPYVHSSTFGGNQLACAAGLAAIQVIEDEDLAAAAAIRGEQLLAGLNSVKARHHDAVANVRGLGLMTGIEFTKQDYAEVTINGMVRRGVIAAYTLNNPCVIRMEPPLVVTADEIDEALRAIDEAIDEAVEMLADLPDGDA, encoded by the coding sequence ATGAGCGTCGTGGTGCAGACAGAATCGGACACAGTCACCGCCGAAGCGCGTTCGAGCGCCGAATCGGTAATTGATCTCTACAAAGCACACATCAATCCCGGGCTGGCCCGTCTGCTTCAGTTCGGCGGCTTTGACGATCTGGAGGTCTCGGCCTCCGGCTGCCACGTAATGACGGCATCCGGCAGGAGGTACCTCGATTTTCTGGGTGGGTTCGGCGTCTTCTCGCTGGGTCACCGCCATCCAGCCGTGGTTCAAGCGGTGCATGCACAACTCGACCGTATGCCGCTTTCAACGCGAACCTTCTTTCAAGAGCCGCAGGCCCGGCTGGCGGAGCGCCTTGCAGATGTGGCGCCCGGCAACCTCACCTATACGTTCTTTAGCAACAGCGGGACCGAGGCTGTGGAGGCGGCGCTCAAAATAGCTCGCATCGCTACAGGCAAAACGAACTTCGTCAGCACGATCGGCGCCTACCACGGCAAGAGTATGGGGAGCCTTGCGGCAACAGGACGCGACAAGTTTCGTCAGCCGTTTGAACCTCTCGTGCCAGGCTGCTGTCACGTACCCTACGACAATCTGGACGCCGCCGCCGCTGCAGTTGATGAGCGTACTGCCGCCATAATCATTGAGCCGGTTCAGGGTGAGGGCGGAATTGTTACGCCGCGCCGCGGCTACCTGGCAGGCTTGAGGCGAATCTGCGATGCTGCCGGCATTCTGCTCATCGTGGACGAGGTGCAGACCGGCCTTGGCCGCACAGGGCGGATGTTTGCATGCGAACACGAGGGAGTGGCTCCAGACCTGCTTACATTGGCAAAAGCGCTTGGTGGTGGCGTTATGCCGATTGGAGCAACGATGGGCACGGAGGAGGTTTGGAACCGGGCGTTCACAACGAATCCGTATGTTCATTCGAGTACATTCGGCGGCAATCAGTTGGCCTGTGCTGCCGGACTTGCCGCGATCCAGGTCATTGAAGACGAGGATCTGGCTGCAGCCGCGGCCATTCGCGGTGAGCAGTTGCTTGCCGGGCTAAACAGCGTAAAGGCGCGCCACCATGACGCCGTCGCCAACGTTCGCGGCCTTGGACTCATGACCGGCATCGAGTTCACCAAGCAGGACTATGCCGAGGTTACGATCAATGGCATGGTCCGTCGCGGGGTAATTGCCGCATATACGCTCAACAACCCGTGCGTGATTCGCATGGAGCCGCCGCTGGTCGTAACAGCCGACGAAATTGACGAAGCGCTGCGCGCCATCGACGAGGCCATCGATGAAGCCGTGGAGATGCTGGCAGATCTTCCGGACGGCGATGCCTGA